The uncultured Campylobacter sp. sequence GATAAGCAACTAACCTGCGCTAGCTGTCACGCCGAGGTAGGCCACAGCGGGCTAAACAATATGCTAAACTACTGGAAGCCTGAATACAAAATCTACGAAAAGAAAGCCGCAATCAAAAAAGAAGAGATAAAGAAGGCATATTTCGGGGAGGATTATGTAGCACCCAAAGAGGTGAAGGCTGAAGATAAAGAAGGCAATGCCACCAAAAAGTAGGCTAAAATGAAGAAAATTTTGCTCGTTAGCGACGACGTCGAGATGCAGCTAAGTCTCAACGCTGCGCTTTAGCAAGGATCCGGTAAATTTTAAGTCAGTAAAATTTCGCGCGATAACGGGAGTCCAACTCCCGTTACGATCTTCGTAAACAGACTATCTCTACGCTTTATTAGAATTACTCGAGAATAAATTTAAACCAAAAGCTCGCATCTACTCAGCTCAAAACATAAAATTTAAAATAAGCCGTTTTTGATATAATTTTCAAAAATTTCGGAGCGGAAAATGGGTAGAAAAGAGCTTCTGGGCGGCGCAAAACGTATCGTCGTAAAAATCGGTACTTCAACGCTTACCAATGTGGACGGTTCGCTAAATGAGCGACTCATCAAAAGTCTAGTCGCGCAAATTTGCAAGCTAAAAGGTGCGGGCTTTTGCGTGGCTTTGGTAAGCTCGGGCGCCGTGGGCGCGGGCATGGGGCTGCTAGGTATCGCGCAAAGACCTAAAATTTTAAGCCGCAAGCAGGCTCTGGCGGCGGTCGGACAGGTCGCGCTGATGCATCTTTACGAGCGGCTGTTTTGGGCGCATGACCGCATTATCGCGCAGCTACTGTTAAGCCGAGGCGATTTTAGCGACAGGGTGCGCTATCTTAGCGTGCGAAACGTCTGTGCGGAGCTGCTCTCGCGCGGCATCGTACCGATCATAAACGAAAACGATCCCGTCGTAGCAGATGAACTGAAAGTGGGCGATAACGACACGCTAAGCGCGCTAGTAGCGGGGCTAATCGATGCTGATCTGCTCGTGATTTTAAGCGATATCGACGGGCTGTACGACAAAAATCCGAGCGAGCACGCGGACGCAAAACTTTTAAGCTTTATTGAAAAAATCGACGAACACGTCGTCAAAATGGCAGGCGACGAGGGCAGTAAATTCGGCACGGGCGGCATGGCGACCAAGATCGCGGCGGCGCAAATGGCAAATCAGATCGGCACAAGCCTGATCATCGCAAACGGGCGTACGGACGGAATTTTGCTTAAAATAGCGGCAGGCGAGAAGGTCGGCACCCTCTTTAGCGCGGGCGCGGCGCGGCTTAGCTCGCGTAAATATTGGCTCGCATACGGCGCGATCAGCAAAGGCGCGGTGATTATCGACGCGGGGGCGGCAGAGGCGATAAAATCGGGCAAAAGCCTGCTTGCGGTCGGGATTACCGAGGTACGCGGCGAGTTTGAGCGCGGCGAGATCGTAAACGTCTGCGCGACTGACGGCAAGCTGCTGGCACACGGCATTAGCAACTATTCAAGCTGCGAGCTTGCGCGCATAGCGGGCGCAAAAAGCGATGAGATAGAGCAGACTTTAGGCTACAAAAGCGACGATGACGCAATACATGCGGATAATATCGCGCTGCAATGAAATTTTAGCCGTGTTCGCGCGTTTAAATTTTAAACGGAGGGCGTAGATGAAAAAGATTATATTTTTTTGCGCTACTTTTGGCGGGCGCGGCGTGGACGGCAAAATTTGACGAACCGGACGCCGATAAAAACGGCGAGCTAGACGTTCTTGGGCTGTGCGGATAGGAGCCGACGGATTACGCAAACGCCATGTGCGAATTTGGAATGAGAAGATTGGGCGTAATGCCCGGCGAGTAAGCGAAATTTTGACGTAAGAAAATCCGAAATAAAATGACCCAAAGCGCGCTAAATTTAAACCGCCGTGCGGATAAAAATAAGACGCGCAGGAATTTTAGACGCGATAGAAGCGACGCTTGCGGCATTTATATACGCAACACGCTATTTGATTTATAGATTAAGGAGCGAAAATGAATGAAATTCTAGATATATGTAAGCGCGCAAAGGCCGCTTGCGGCGAGCTTTTGAGACTTGATAGCAGGGCTAAATTTGAAATTTTAAACGCCGTAGCGGACGAGCTGCTAGTGCAAAAAGAGGCTATAAAAGCGGCGAACGCCAAAGACCTTGCAAACGGCGAGAAATCGGGCCTTAGCTTAGCGCTACTCGATAGGCTGCGACTAACGGACGCCCGCATCGAGGCTATGGCGCAGGGCGTGCGCGAGGTGGCGGGCTTTGCCGAGGTCGTAGGCGAAAATTTAGGCGGCTGGAGCCATCCAAACGGCATGCAAATCAGCCGCGTACGCGTGCCGCTGGGGGTGCTCGGTATCATCTACGAGAGCCGCCCAAACGTCAGCATCGACGCGGCGGCTCTGACGCTAAAAAGCGGCAACGCGGCGATCCTGCGAGGCAGCGCTAGCGCGCTAAATTCGAATATCTTTTTAGTAAATTTATTTAACGAGGCGGGGGCGAAATTTGGCTTACCGACGGGCGCGGTGCAGCTCGTGGAGAGCGCCGAACGCGAAGTAGTGGCGCAAATGGCGAAAATGAGTGAGTATATCGACGTTTTGATACCGCGAGGCGGCAAAAGCTTAAAAGATTTTATTGCGCAAAACGCGACCGTGCCGATCATCATGACGGGCGCGGGGGTGTGCC is a genomic window containing:
- the proB gene encoding glutamate 5-kinase, with protein sequence MGRKELLGGAKRIVVKIGTSTLTNVDGSLNERLIKSLVAQICKLKGAGFCVALVSSGAVGAGMGLLGIAQRPKILSRKQALAAVGQVALMHLYERLFWAHDRIIAQLLLSRGDFSDRVRYLSVRNVCAELLSRGIVPIINENDPVVADELKVGDNDTLSALVAGLIDADLLVILSDIDGLYDKNPSEHADAKLLSFIEKIDEHVVKMAGDEGSKFGTGGMATKIAAAQMANQIGTSLIIANGRTDGILLKIAAGEKVGTLFSAGAARLSSRKYWLAYGAISKGAVIIDAGAAEAIKSGKSLLAVGITEVRGEFERGEIVNVCATDGKLLAHGISNYSSCELARIAGAKSDEIEQTLGYKSDDDAIHADNIALQ
- a CDS encoding glutamate-5-semialdehyde dehydrogenase; this encodes MNEILDICKRAKAACGELLRLDSRAKFEILNAVADELLVQKEAIKAANAKDLANGEKSGLSLALLDRLRLTDARIEAMAQGVREVAGFAEVVGENLGGWSHPNGMQISRVRVPLGVLGIIYESRPNVSIDAAALTLKSGNAAILRGSASALNSNIFLVNLFNEAGAKFGLPTGAVQLVESAEREVVAQMAKMSEYIDVLIPRGGKSLKDFIAQNATVPIIMTGAGVCHIFVDESANLSEAAKIIKNAKTQRPSVCNAVECVLLHERVAGEILPELVREMPEVEFRVSSELFNACESDLRGAKNVKLAGESDFGAEFLDLVLAVRAVRDVSEAIGFINAHSSGHSDAILSENYANIERFLNEVGSAVVYANASTRFSDGSEFGFGGEIGISTQKLHARGPMGVRELTTYKYVVRGGGQIR